Within the Anaerolineales bacterium genome, the region AGTCCGGGTAAATGATGCGCACCATTGGACGTGCCGATTCGAGATCAAAGGACCGAAGATGGAAGCGAAAGCCGGCGATAAACCGAAAACGAGATTGTTCTACCTGGATAACTTCAGGATCTACCTCATCATTTTGGTGATTCTGCACCACACCGCGATCGCCTACGGCGGCAGCGGCGATTGGGCAATTAAAGATCCGGCCGTGGATGAATTCAGTCCCATTTTGCTCACATTCTTCACCGCAGTGAACCAGTCTTATTTCATGTCGGCATTCTTCTTAATGGCGGGCTACTTCACGCCTCGATCGCTGGAGCGTAAAGGCACGGCGGCTTTCGTTCGGGATCGCTTCATCCGTTTGGGAGTGCCCATTCTCGTCTTTACCACCCTGATCATCAACATCAACCAGTTGATCCTGGGTGTCTGGTGGCGGGGCATCCCTTTTAAATGGAACTTCACCTATGAAGTGGGACACTTGTGGTTCCTCCAGGCGCTGCTCATCTTCGCCCTGGTATACGTGGCCTATCGCGCCTGGTCGGACAGAACGCCAGACCGCCGGCGTTTTCGATTCTTTGTAGATCGATTTCCTTCCGATCGCAGCATGGCTCTCAGCATCATCGTCCTGTCCACGCTGACGTTCATCGTGCGCATCGGCT harbors:
- a CDS encoding acyltransferase family protein, whose translation is MEAKAGDKPKTRLFYLDNFRIYLIILVILHHTAIAYGGSGDWAIKDPAVDEFSPILLTFFTAVNQSYFMSAFFLMAGYFTPRSLERKGTAAFVRDRFIRLGVPILVFTTLIININQLILGVWWRGIPFKWNFTYEVGHLWFLQALLIFALVYVAYRAWSDRTPDRRRFRFFVDRFPSDRSMALSIIVLSTLTFIVRIGYPVGKWVAPGFQFAHFVHYTFAFFVGILAYRGDWFNRLGRDQARRWGVVALVMLPIFFVVAVLGGVLESDTALENFVGGLHWQSLVYATWESILFIAALTFLLYFFRQHVNVSSPLLKSMAASVFTVYIIHQTILFALNVLFLSVPIPTILKFAIVSLIAVPSCFVLAALIRRIPYTKRVLG